A window from Solanum stenotomum isolate F172 chromosome 5, ASM1918654v1, whole genome shotgun sequence encodes these proteins:
- the LOC125864465 gene encoding F-box protein PP2-A13-like yields MGANASSSIDSTQNGLSNPLSKSKKLEDIPEACVALVLSYLNPPEICMMARINRAFHAASSADFIWESKLPSNYMYILEELLGLSVTGMRKKDIFAKLSRPNSFKGGAKEIWIDRNNGGVCLAICSKGMRITGIDDRRYWNYISTDESRFQTVAYLQQMWWLEVDGDLEFQFPVGTYSLFFRLQLGRVTKRLGRRVCNSDHVHGWDIKPAQFQLTTSNDERAISRCYLDNVGTWIHHHVGDFVVEDPTIMTKIRFSLTQIDCTHTKGGLCVDSVLVCPISLAEVLRSSDSLIVTK; encoded by the exons ATGGGTGCTAATGCTTCTTCTTCCATTGACTCAACACAAAATGGATTAAGCAATccattatcaaaatcaaaaaaaCTCGAAGATATACCTGAGGCCTGCGTTGCTCTAGTATTATCTTATTTAAACCCGCCAGAAATCTGCATGATGGCCCGAATTAATCGGGCCTTTCATGCAGCTTCTTCGGCGGACTTTATCTGGGAATCCAAATTGCCATCTAACTATATGTATATTCTTGAGGAATTACTTGGCCTGAGTGTGACCGGGATGCGCAAAAAGGATATTTTTGCTAAGCTTTCCCGGCCCAATTCTTTTAAGGGTGGTGCAAAG GAAATATGGATCGATAGGAATAATGGAGGAGTTTGCTTGGCAATTTGTTCAAAGGGAATGAGGATTACTGGTATTGATGATCGGAGATATTGGAATTATATTTCCACCGATGAATCAAG GTTCCAAACTGTGGCATATCTTCAACAAATGTGGTGGCTTGAAGTTGATGGAGACCTTGAGTTCCAATTCCCAGTAGGGACATATAGTCTATTCTTTAGACTTCAGCTTGGTAGGGTCACAAAGAGGCTAGGACGTCGAGTCTGTAACTCAGACCACGTTCATGGTTGGGACATAAAACCAGCACAATTTCAATTAACAACATCAAATGATGAACGTGCCATATCGCGTTGTTATTTGGACAATGTAGGTACATGGATACATCATCATGTGGGAGATTTTGTAGTTGAGGATCCCACGATCATGACGAAAATAAGATTTTCATTGACACAAATAGATTGTACACATACTAAAGGTGGCCTATGTGTAGATTCTGTTTTAGTTTGTCCAATTAGTTTAGCAGAAGTGTTGAGGTCTTCTGATAGTTTGATAGTCACCAAATGA